Proteins encoded by one window of Maliibacterium massiliense:
- a CDS encoding DUF362 domain-containing protein, giving the protein MTNDARKTVALMRLETYARADTARALDGALDLMGGISSMIAPGMRVLVKVNLLRKSAPEQAITTHPAVVEAVCRALQRAGATPIIGDSPGGRFTGAALKGVYESCGMAEVARRTGAQLNWDTATCDVQYPAGGVMRAFTIARMVTQADAVISLAKLKTHGMTGYTGAVKNLFGVIPGTVKVEHHYRFPTLDAFADMLLDIEGYVRPVLSVIDAVEAMEGEGPSSGDARHMGALVVSKSAHAADWVGISLMNQKPPRICTIQRAIARGLLAADGADIAVLGEPIDALVVRDFKVKLPKSTQMNTLGAIPPLLRGAAERLLRVKPQVDGGKCVGCAECARSCPVQAITMASGKAQMDLGKCIRCFCCQELCPRLAVSIHRPWIVKLLK; this is encoded by the coding sequence ATGACCAACGATGCACGCAAGACCGTCGCGCTGATGCGGCTGGAGACATACGCGCGCGCTGACACGGCGCGCGCGCTGGACGGCGCGCTGGACCTTATGGGCGGCATTTCGTCCATGATCGCGCCGGGCATGCGGGTGCTTGTCAAGGTCAACCTGCTGCGCAAAAGCGCGCCCGAGCAGGCGATCACCACCCATCCGGCGGTGGTGGAGGCCGTGTGCCGCGCCCTGCAGCGGGCGGGCGCCACGCCCATCATCGGCGACAGCCCAGGAGGGCGCTTTACGGGCGCAGCGCTCAAAGGCGTCTACGAATCCTGCGGTATGGCCGAGGTGGCCCGGCGCACCGGCGCGCAGCTCAACTGGGATACCGCCACGTGCGATGTACAGTACCCCGCCGGCGGGGTGATGCGCGCCTTTACCATCGCGCGCATGGTCACGCAGGCAGACGCGGTGATCTCCCTTGCCAAGCTCAAGACCCACGGCATGACCGGCTACACCGGCGCAGTGAAAAACCTCTTTGGTGTGATCCCCGGCACGGTCAAGGTGGAGCACCACTACCGTTTCCCCACGCTGGACGCCTTCGCCGATATGCTGCTGGATATCGAGGGCTATGTGCGGCCCGTGCTGAGCGTGATCGACGCGGTGGAGGCCATGGAGGGGGAAGGCCCCTCGAGCGGCGATGCGCGCCACATGGGCGCGCTGGTCGTCAGCAAAAGCGCGCACGCGGCCGACTGGGTGGGTATCTCGCTGATGAACCAGAAGCCGCCGCGCATCTGCACGATCCAGCGCGCCATCGCGCGCGGCCTGCTTGCGGCGGATGGCGCGGACATCGCGGTATTGGGCGAGCCGATCGACGCGCTTGTGGTGCGCGATTTCAAGGTCAAGCTGCCCAAGTCGACCCAGATGAACACGCTTGGCGCCATCCCGCCGCTGCTGCGGGGCGCTGCGGAGCGCCTGCTGCGCGTCAAGCCCCAAGTGGACGGGGGCAAGTGCGTAGGTTGCGCCGAATGCGCGCGCAGCTGCCCAGTGCAGGCCATCACCATGGCCAGCGGCAAGGCGCAGATGGACCTGGGCAAGTGTATCCGCTGCTTCTGCTGTCAGGAGCTCTGCCCCCGCCTGGCCGTCTCCATCCACCGGCCCTGGATTGTCAAGCTGCTCAAATAG
- the tpiA gene encoding triose-phosphate isomerase, whose product MRKPIIAGNWKMNKTASEATALINDLKPLVADAACDVVVCVPFTDIAAAKAAIGDSNIGLGAQNLHFEEKGAFTGEISAEMLVEAGVQYVIIGHSERRQYFAETDETVNKKIVTALAHKLIPIVCVGESLAQREAGETETLVRGQVKAALAGIAKEDVPTIVIAYEPIWAIGTGRTASSAQAEEVCGIIRDEIAQCYDAATAAGVRIQYGGSMNPKNASELMAMENIDGGLIGGASLKAEDFTKVVHF is encoded by the coding sequence GTGAGAAAACCCATTATTGCAGGCAACTGGAAGATGAATAAAACCGCCAGCGAGGCCACGGCCCTGATCAACGACCTCAAGCCACTTGTGGCGGACGCCGCATGCGACGTGGTCGTGTGCGTGCCCTTTACTGACATTGCCGCGGCAAAGGCGGCCATCGGCGATAGCAACATCGGCCTGGGCGCGCAGAACCTGCATTTTGAGGAAAAGGGCGCCTTTACCGGCGAAATTTCCGCCGAGATGCTGGTGGAGGCGGGCGTGCAGTACGTCATCATCGGCCACAGCGAGCGCCGCCAGTACTTTGCCGAGACGGATGAGACCGTCAATAAAAAGATCGTCACCGCCCTTGCCCATAAGCTGATCCCCATCGTGTGCGTGGGCGAATCCCTTGCCCAGCGCGAGGCGGGCGAGACCGAGACGCTGGTGCGCGGCCAGGTGAAGGCGGCGCTTGCCGGCATTGCCAAGGAGGACGTGCCCACCATCGTGATCGCCTACGAACCCATCTGGGCCATCGGCACGGGACGCACCGCATCCAGCGCGCAGGCCGAGGAAGTGTGCGGCATCATCCGCGACGAGATTGCCCAGTGCTACGATGCAGCGACCGCCGCGGGCGTGCGCATCCAGTACGGCGGCAGCATGAACCCCAAAAACGCCAGCGAACTGATGGCCATGGAGAATATTGACGGCGGCCTGATCGGCGGCGCCAGCCTGAAAGCGGAAGACTTCACCAAAGTGGTGCATTTTTAA
- a CDS encoding VIT1/CCC1 transporter family protein, with protein sequence MANATGAARPISGQTRATLLACQRDEITGSAIYAAIARRQKHPQNKALLARMAQEEQEHADMWRSYTGKDVRPRRLRVWFYVALSVVMGFTFVLKRIQKDEQLTQKAYARLGEEVPEALDFMAQEDAHEEELIGMLDEERLQYVGAMVLGLNDALVELTGTIAGMTFALLNTRLVALSGIITGISATLSMAASNYLAERASGNKNALKSSLYTGIAYLITVALLVLPYLLFPNHLYVAALAAMLGTVIVIILFFNYYISVAKSLPFGRRFAEMAGISLTVAAISFVIGLVVKHFLGIDI encoded by the coding sequence ATGGCAAATGCAACCGGGGCCGCGCGGCCCATCAGCGGCCAGACGCGCGCAACGCTGCTGGCCTGCCAGCGCGATGAGATCACCGGCAGCGCGATTTACGCCGCCATCGCCCGCAGGCAGAAGCATCCGCAAAACAAGGCGCTGCTTGCGCGCATGGCCCAGGAGGAGCAGGAGCACGCCGACATGTGGCGCAGCTACACGGGAAAGGATGTGCGCCCGCGCAGGCTGCGCGTGTGGTTTTACGTGGCGCTGAGCGTTGTGATGGGCTTTACCTTTGTGCTCAAACGCATCCAGAAAGATGAGCAGCTCACCCAGAAGGCATACGCGCGCCTGGGCGAGGAGGTGCCCGAGGCGCTGGACTTTATGGCGCAGGAGGATGCGCATGAGGAAGAGCTCATCGGCATGCTTGACGAGGAGCGCCTGCAGTACGTAGGCGCCATGGTGCTGGGCTTAAACGACGCGCTGGTGGAATTGACCGGTACCATCGCAGGGATGACCTTTGCGCTGCTCAACACGCGGCTGGTGGCGCTTTCGGGCATCATCACCGGCATCTCCGCCACGCTGTCGATGGCCGCCTCCAATTATCTGGCCGAGCGGGCGAGCGGCAACAAAAACGCCCTAAAGTCCAGCCTGTACACCGGCATCGCCTACCTCATCACCGTGGCGCTGTTGGTGCTGCCCTACCTCTTGTTCCCCAACCACCTCTACGTGGCGGCGCTGGCCGCCATGCTGGGCACGGTGATCGTGATCATCCTCTTTTTCAACTACTATATATCGGTGGCAAAATCGCTGCCCTTTGGCAGGCGCTTTGCCGAGATGGCGGGCATCAGCCTGACGGTGGCGGCCATCTCCTTTGTGATTGGCCTTGTGGTCAAGCATTTCCTGGGCATCGATATCTGA
- a CDS encoding tRNA (cytidine(34)-2'-O)-methyltransferase codes for MAVHIVLVEPEIPQNTGNIVRTCAATGSVLHLVGKLGFRLEDRYLKRAGLDYWPMLEMHVHPDVEALMRAYPGMPAFYLTTKAPQSYVQVDYPRDVLLFFGKESAGLPETLLHAHWDACLRIPMAGDTRSLNLSNSVAIVLYEALRQHGFDQLRTAGPGLRTVF; via the coding sequence ATGGCTGTGCATATCGTGCTGGTGGAACCGGAGATTCCGCAAAACACGGGCAATATTGTGCGTACCTGCGCCGCCACGGGCAGCGTGCTGCATTTGGTGGGCAAGCTGGGCTTTCGTTTGGAGGACCGTTACCTGAAGCGGGCGGGGCTGGATTATTGGCCTATGCTCGAAATGCATGTACATCCCGACGTGGAGGCGCTCATGCGGGCGTACCCCGGTATGCCCGCATTCTACCTGACTACCAAGGCGCCGCAGAGCTACGTGCAGGTGGACTATCCCAGGGACGTTCTGCTGTTTTTCGGCAAGGAGAGCGCGGGCCTGCCCGAAACGCTGCTGCACGCGCACTGGGACGCGTGTTTGCGCATCCCCATGGCAGGGGACACCCGCTCGCTCAATTTGTCCAATTCGGTGGCCATCGTGCTTTACGAGGCGCTGCGCCAGCACGGCTTTGATCAGTTGCGCACGGCGGGCCCGGGCCTGCGCACAGTGTTTTAG
- a CDS encoding CD225/dispanin family protein, which produces MRVCAYCNGEMPQDASCCPSCGRVQPTRETYNDYLPWSIVAVILCAYLPTSIVALVFSILARQSYAQGNETDARAKARTAKLFLWITLGIGAAMLVLGVLWTMFVMVMVGGGLGAALRHLGCLLLW; this is translated from the coding sequence ATGCGTGTATGCGCTTACTGTAACGGTGAGATGCCGCAAGATGCGTCCTGCTGTCCGTCCTGCGGGCGGGTTCAGCCGACGCGGGAGACGTACAACGATTACCTGCCATGGAGCATTGTGGCGGTCATTTTGTGCGCGTATCTGCCCACATCCATTGTGGCGCTGGTATTCTCCATCCTGGCCCGCCAGAGCTATGCTCAGGGCAACGAGACGGACGCCCGGGCCAAGGCCAGGACGGCCAAATTATTCCTGTGGATCACGCTGGGCATCGGCGCCGCCATGCTGGTGCTGGGTGTTTTATGGACGATGTTTGTGATGGTGATGGTGGGCGGCGGCCTGGGCGCCGCGCTGCGGCATCTGGGGTGCCTGCTGCTGTGGTGA
- a CDS encoding DUF2752 domain-containing protein, with product MNDRPCAAKRRAWPRWLVRALLVLGALAAGLMLWWLYSLDVHTRRSFILPCMNRLMLGVYCPGCGMSRALNALLHGAFYQALRYNPFVYVMVPLGAYLGADVFLRLWMGRRVLPRLPVSWKGWAALGVLLVLFGVARNLPWSPFTSWVPTYVLG from the coding sequence ATGAACGACAGGCCCTGCGCGGCAAAGAGGCGCGCGTGGCCGCGCTGGCTCGTCCGCGCGCTGCTTGTGCTGGGTGCGCTGGCCGCGGGGCTGATGCTCTGGTGGCTCTACAGCCTGGACGTGCATACGCGGCGCAGCTTTATCCTGCCCTGCATGAACCGGCTGATGCTGGGTGTGTACTGCCCGGGGTGCGGCATGTCGCGCGCGCTGAACGCGCTATTGCACGGTGCCTTTTACCAGGCGCTGCGCTACAACCCGTTCGTCTACGTGATGGTGCCGCTGGGCGCGTATCTGGGGGCGGACGTCTTTCTGCGCCTGTGGATGGGAAGGCGGGTGCTGCCGCGCTTGCCCGTCAGCTGGAAGGGGTGGGCGGCGCTGGGGGTGCTGCTGGTGCTCTTTGGCGTGGCGCGCAACCTGCCGTGGTCCCCGTTTACCAGCTGGGTGCCTACGTACGTGCTGGGCTGA
- the gpmI gene encoding 2,3-bisphosphoglycerate-independent phosphoglycerate mutase: MSNPITALIIMDGFGINPNQENNAIAMAGTPHLDALMQAYPNTTIAASGMDVGLPEGQMGNSEVGHLNIGAGRIVYQDFTRITKAIKDGDFFKEGAFLRVINQVKTQGKKLHLMGLVSDGGVHSHNSHLYALIELAKQQGLDNVYVHCFMDGRDVPPESGKGYIQQLENVMRDKGFGSIATVMGRYYAMDRDNRWERVQRAYDAIAFGEGKLCDDPVEAMQASYDAGVTDEFVEPVVIAKEGAPVAMVEEGDGIIFFNFRPDRARELTRTFIQKDFEGFARKKGYFPVHFVSFTQYDATFSNLEVAYPPHNLTNTLGQVLSARKLTQLRIAETEKYAHVTFFFNGGVEKPNEGEDRALIPSPKVATYDLQPQMSAPEVTEEAVKRIASGKYDAMILNFANCDMVGHTGVIEAAVAAVRTVDDCVGKVVEAVLAQGGQAIVTADHGNADQMVDPVTGAVFTAHTTFPVPFILVSEAHKHDKLRTDARLADIAPTMLQLMSITKPDEMTGTSIIEK, translated from the coding sequence ATGAGCAACCCCATCACAGCGCTGATTATCATGGATGGTTTCGGCATCAACCCCAACCAGGAAAACAACGCCATCGCCATGGCGGGCACGCCGCATCTGGACGCGCTCATGCAGGCCTATCCCAACACCACCATTGCCGCAAGCGGCATGGACGTGGGCCTGCCGGAGGGCCAGATGGGCAATTCGGAGGTGGGCCATCTCAATATCGGCGCGGGGCGCATTGTGTACCAGGATTTCACGCGCATCACCAAGGCGATCAAGGACGGCGACTTCTTCAAAGAGGGCGCGTTTCTGCGCGTGATCAACCAGGTCAAGACGCAGGGCAAAAAGCTGCATTTGATGGGCCTTGTATCCGATGGCGGCGTGCACAGCCACAACAGCCATCTCTACGCGCTCATCGAGCTTGCCAAGCAGCAGGGCCTTGACAATGTCTACGTGCACTGCTTTATGGACGGACGCGACGTGCCGCCTGAAAGCGGCAAGGGCTACATCCAGCAGCTGGAAAACGTGATGCGCGACAAGGGCTTTGGCAGCATTGCCACGGTGATGGGCCGCTACTACGCGATGGACCGCGACAACCGCTGGGAGCGCGTACAGCGCGCCTATGACGCCATCGCCTTTGGCGAGGGCAAGCTGTGCGACGATCCGGTTGAAGCGATGCAGGCCTCCTATGACGCGGGCGTCACCGACGAGTTCGTCGAGCCCGTGGTCATTGCCAAAGAAGGCGCGCCTGTGGCGATGGTGGAGGAGGGCGATGGTATCATCTTCTTCAACTTCCGCCCCGACCGCGCGCGCGAGCTGACGCGCACCTTTATCCAGAAGGATTTTGAGGGCTTTGCCCGCAAAAAGGGATACTTTCCGGTGCATTTCGTCTCCTTTACGCAGTATGATGCCACCTTCAGCAACCTGGAGGTGGCCTATCCGCCGCACAACCTGACCAATACGCTGGGCCAGGTGCTCAGCGCACGCAAATTGACGCAGCTGCGCATCGCCGAGACGGAGAAATACGCGCACGTCACCTTCTTCTTCAACGGGGGTGTGGAAAAGCCCAACGAAGGGGAGGACCGCGCGCTGATCCCCTCGCCCAAGGTCGCCACGTATGATCTGCAGCCGCAGATGAGCGCGCCCGAGGTCACCGAGGAAGCGGTCAAGCGCATCGCCTCGGGCAAGTATGACGCGATGATTCTCAACTTTGCCAACTGCGATATGGTGGGCCACACGGGTGTGATCGAGGCGGCGGTGGCCGCCGTGCGCACGGTGGACGACTGCGTGGGCAAGGTGGTGGAGGCGGTGCTGGCCCAGGGCGGCCAGGCGATCGTCACGGCGGACCACGGCAACGCCGACCAGATGGTGGACCCGGTGACAGGCGCGGTCTTTACGGCGCACACCACTTTTCCGGTGCCGTTCATCCTGGTGAGCGAGGCGCACAAGCACGACAAACTGCGCACCGACGCACGCCTGGCGGATATCGCCCCGACGATGCTGCAGCTGATGAGCATCACCAAGCCCGACGAGATGACGGGCACGTCCATCATCGAGAAATAG
- a CDS encoding sugar-binding domain-containing protein — protein MLADAQREKMNMLEALRRITPEWFDTLTRRYNVLHAISVLQPVGRRALTGHLRWSERKVRSEIDALKDNGLVCVRTQGMTLSEEGAEALSGIGDIMRLINELGPLEEQVTAVLGVLRVRVVAGDCERDASVLREMARAASQELRGVLHSSDIIAVTGGSTMAAVAYEMEETTRWKDLTFIPARGGMGRFVERQANTIAAVMARKLGGNYRLLHVPDRLRGEARRAALEDPETREVLCELRKADIFMYGIGRGDEMARRRNLPEEVVALLRDAGAVAEAYGYYFNAQGKSVYTVSNVGLTLEHLDGIANHIGVAGGAQKAEAIMAVARHNAMMTLVIDEAAARRIVSLQTGEAAEA, from the coding sequence ATGTTGGCAGACGCACAACGGGAAAAGATGAATATGCTCGAGGCTCTGCGGCGCATCACGCCGGAGTGGTTTGACACGCTGACGCGCCGCTATAACGTGCTGCACGCCATTTCGGTGCTGCAGCCGGTGGGCAGGCGCGCGCTGACGGGCCATCTGCGCTGGTCAGAGCGCAAGGTGCGCAGCGAAATCGACGCCCTCAAGGACAACGGCCTTGTGTGCGTGCGTACCCAGGGCATGACCCTGAGCGAGGAGGGCGCGGAGGCGCTCTCAGGCATCGGGGACATCATGCGCCTGATCAACGAGCTGGGCCCGCTGGAGGAGCAGGTCACCGCAGTGCTGGGCGTGCTGCGCGTGCGCGTGGTGGCGGGCGACTGCGAGCGGGACGCATCGGTGCTGCGCGAGATGGCGCGCGCGGCCTCGCAGGAGCTGCGCGGCGTGCTGCACTCGAGCGACATCATCGCGGTGACCGGGGGAAGCACCATGGCTGCGGTGGCCTACGAGATGGAGGAGACCACCCGCTGGAAGGATTTGACATTCATCCCGGCGCGCGGCGGCATGGGGCGCTTTGTGGAGCGCCAGGCCAACACCATCGCGGCGGTGATGGCGCGCAAGCTGGGGGGTAACTACCGCTTGCTGCACGTACCCGACAGGCTGCGGGGTGAGGCGCGGCGCGCCGCGCTGGAGGATCCAGAGACGCGCGAGGTGCTTTGCGAGCTGCGCAAGGCGGACATCTTCATGTACGGCATCGGTCGGGGCGACGAGATGGCGCGCAGGCGCAACCTGCCCGAGGAAGTGGTGGCGCTGCTGCGCGACGCGGGTGCGGTGGCCGAGGCCTACGGCTACTACTTCAACGCGCAGGGAAAGAGCGTGTACACCGTCAGTAACGTGGGCCTGACGCTGGAGCATCTGGATGGCATCGCCAACCATATCGGCGTGGCGGGCGGCGCGCAAAAGGCGGAGGCCATTATGGCGGTGGCGCGGCACAACGCGATGATGACGCTTGTCATCGATGAGGCGGCGGCGCGACGCATTGTCAGTTTGCAGACAGGGGAGGCGGCCGAGGCGTGA
- a CDS encoding Na/Pi cotransporter family protein: MSYTNLLNLAAGLGFFLYGMDMMSNSLKEVAGSRLRKILGALTTNRFLGLLVGMLFTAIIQSSSATTVMVVGFVNAGVMNLMQAVGVIMGANIGTTITGQLIALKLDTIAPILLLLGVGMVMFTKRKGVQGVGRTLAGFGMLFVGLGMMSGAMKGLQDVPQFVNILATFDNPFLGVLAGAVFTAIIQSSSASVGILQVMVAQGLVKFESAVFIIMGMSIGTCVTAMLACIGTNKTAKQAAAIHLIFNILGSTLMFILLQVLPVVDWIKALAPNDGLVQVANANTIFKVAEVIIFFPFAKLIVKLAQRVVPGKEMDVDEKRLMFVDERMLRTPTVAVEQTTKEVKRMGDMAMGAVKKAMEAFFKQDTALCSEVEQQEDVLNFLNHEVTRYLVRVNQTEGLLNADAKLMGTYYHVVNDMERIGDHAENLVEAAQIRIEEKAAFSESALEELQEMSERVFHLLDFSLHILQTRDTELTLQVAAMEQAIDTMEKDLRNRHIERLNLNLCQPRSGVLFIEMISNLERVADHATNIAYSVLDAQ, translated from the coding sequence ATGTCCTACACAAATCTGTTGAACCTGGCGGCCGGTCTGGGATTCTTCCTATACGGCATGGATATGATGAGCAACAGCCTCAAGGAGGTTGCGGGCTCCCGCCTGCGCAAAATCCTCGGTGCGCTGACCACCAACCGTTTTTTGGGTCTGCTGGTGGGTATGCTCTTTACCGCGATCATCCAGAGCTCCTCGGCCACAACCGTCATGGTGGTGGGCTTTGTCAACGCCGGCGTCATGAACCTGATGCAGGCGGTGGGCGTCATTATGGGCGCCAACATCGGCACCACCATCACGGGCCAGCTGATCGCGCTGAAGCTTGACACCATCGCGCCCATCTTGCTGCTGCTGGGCGTGGGCATGGTGATGTTTACCAAGCGCAAGGGCGTGCAGGGCGTGGGCCGCACGCTGGCGGGCTTCGGCATGCTGTTTGTGGGCCTGGGCATGATGAGCGGGGCTATGAAGGGACTGCAGGACGTCCCCCAGTTTGTCAACATCCTTGCCACGTTCGATAATCCCTTCCTGGGCGTCCTGGCCGGCGCGGTGTTTACCGCGATCATCCAGTCGTCCTCGGCTTCCGTCGGTATTTTGCAGGTGATGGTGGCCCAGGGGTTGGTCAAATTTGAGAGCGCTGTGTTCATCATCATGGGCATGAGCATCGGCACGTGCGTCACCGCTATGCTCGCCTGCATCGGCACCAACAAGACCGCCAAGCAGGCCGCGGCGATTCACCTGATCTTCAACATTTTGGGTTCCACCCTGATGTTCATCCTGCTGCAGGTGCTGCCCGTGGTGGACTGGATCAAGGCGCTCGCGCCCAACGATGGTTTGGTGCAGGTGGCAAACGCCAACACCATCTTTAAGGTGGCTGAGGTGATCATCTTCTTCCCGTTCGCCAAGCTGATCGTCAAGCTGGCCCAGCGCGTGGTGCCGGGCAAGGAGATGGACGTGGACGAAAAGCGGCTGATGTTCGTCGACGAGCGCATGCTGCGCACGCCCACCGTGGCGGTAGAGCAGACCACCAAGGAAGTCAAGCGCATGGGCGATATGGCCATGGGCGCGGTCAAAAAGGCGATGGAGGCCTTCTTCAAGCAGGATACTGCGCTCTGCAGCGAGGTGGAGCAGCAGGAGGACGTGCTCAACTTCCTCAACCACGAGGTCACGCGCTATCTGGTGCGCGTCAACCAGACCGAGGGCCTGCTCAACGCGGACGCCAAGCTGATGGGCACCTACTACCATGTGGTCAATGATATGGAGCGCATCGGCGACCATGCGGAAAACCTGGTGGAGGCGGCGCAGATCCGCATCGAGGAAAAGGCCGCGTTCTCCGAGTCCGCGCTGGAGGAGCTGCAGGAGATGAGCGAGCGGGTGTTCCATTTGCTGGACTTTTCGCTGCACATCCTGCAGACGCGCGATACCGAGCTGACGCTGCAGGTGGCCGCCATGGAGCAGGCCATCGACACCATGGAGAAGGATTTGCGCAACCGTCACATCGAACGGCTGAACCTCAACCTGTGCCAGCCGCGCTCGGGCGTGCTGTTCATTGAGATGATCTCCAACCTGGAGCGCGTGGCGGACCACGCCACCAACATCGCGTATTCTGTGCTCGACGCGCAGTAA
- the pgk gene encoding phosphoglycerate kinase gives MNKKTIEDIQVAGKRVLVRVDFNVPMDKEGNITDQTRIVAALPTIKYLVAQNAKVILCSHLGRPKGEFNPQYSLKPVAKALSAQLGQEVVMAEDVVGDSAKACVAAMKDGDVVLLENVRFHKEETKNDEGFSKQLASLAEIYVNDAFGSAHRAHASTAGVAKFLPAVAGYLIGKELAVMGKALDNPDRPFVAILGGAKVSDKIGVINNLLEKVDALLIGGGMSYTFMKAMGGEVGNSLLEEDKVALAKELMAKAQAKGVRLLLPVDNVCGKEFSNDTERMVVESGKIPEGWEGLDIGPKTCELFAAEIKNAKTVVWNGPMGVFEFPNFAVGTNAVAQAMAGCGGTTIIGGGDSAAAVKKMGFGEKMTHISTGGGASLEFLEGLELPGVAALNDK, from the coding sequence ATGAACAAAAAGACCATTGAAGACATCCAGGTTGCCGGCAAACGCGTGCTGGTGCGCGTGGATTTCAACGTGCCGATGGACAAAGAGGGCAACATCACTGACCAGACCCGCATCGTGGCGGCGCTGCCTACCATCAAATACCTGGTGGCGCAGAATGCCAAGGTGATCCTGTGCTCGCATCTGGGCCGCCCCAAGGGTGAATTCAACCCCCAGTACTCGCTCAAACCCGTTGCCAAGGCGCTCTCGGCGCAGCTGGGCCAGGAGGTCGTCATGGCCGAGGATGTGGTGGGCGACAGCGCTAAGGCCTGCGTGGCAGCCATGAAGGACGGCGATGTGGTGCTGCTGGAGAACGTGCGCTTCCATAAAGAGGAGACCAAAAACGACGAGGGCTTCAGCAAGCAGCTGGCTTCGCTTGCGGAAATCTACGTCAACGACGCGTTTGGCAGCGCGCACCGCGCACACGCCTCCACCGCGGGCGTTGCCAAATTCCTGCCCGCCGTGGCCGGTTATCTGATCGGCAAAGAGCTGGCTGTGATGGGCAAGGCGCTGGACAATCCGGATCGTCCTTTTGTGGCCATTTTGGGCGGCGCCAAGGTTTCCGATAAAATCGGCGTGATCAACAACCTGCTGGAGAAGGTGGACGCGCTCTTAATCGGCGGCGGCATGAGCTACACCTTTATGAAGGCCATGGGCGGCGAAGTGGGCAACTCGCTGCTGGAGGAGGACAAGGTGGCGCTGGCCAAGGAGCTGATGGCCAAGGCCCAGGCCAAGGGCGTGCGCCTGCTGCTGCCCGTGGACAACGTCTGCGGCAAGGAGTTCTCCAACGATACCGAGCGCATGGTTGTGGAGAGCGGCAAGATCCCCGAGGGCTGGGAGGGCCTGGACATCGGCCCCAAAACGTGCGAGCTGTTCGCCGCAGAGATCAAGAACGCCAAAACGGTGGTGTGGAACGGGCCCATGGGCGTCTTTGAGTTCCCCAACTTTGCGGTGGGCACAAACGCGGTGGCACAGGCCATGGCCGGTTGCGGCGGCACCACCATCATCGGCGGCGGCGATTCGGCGGCGGCCGTCAAAAAGATGGGCTTTGGCGAGAAGATGACCCACATCTCCACCGGCGGCGGCGCCTCGCTGGAGTTCCTGGAAGGTCTGGAGCTGCCCGGCGTGGCCGCGCTCAACGATAAATAA
- a CDS encoding CD225/dispanin family protein has product MFCQYCGRAIDDDAVTCPQCGHLTGVTPAAPPQAPVPPIPPQPPVAPEAPQGIPAPQPPEAYAAPPIPAQPPVAPEAPQDIPAPQPPEAHAAPPIPAQPPVAPEAPQDIPAPQPPEAHAAPPIPPQPPVAPAAPQPQPNAYAPQPPVAPQAGAPVPPPPQANVYPPQQGAPVVKTGLVFAIIVTSFSLVCCSWIGLISGIIAIVFAAMAKSKADKALYAEAEKNAKVARILNWVTLGLLVVVIVVWIILFAFYGSFMAYLWEDLRYELDLNTVRQGLRDLSMMIMR; this is encoded by the coding sequence ATGTTTTGTCAGTACTGCGGCAGGGCGATTGATGACGATGCGGTGACCTGCCCCCAGTGCGGTCACCTGACGGGCGTCACGCCCGCGGCCCCGCCCCAGGCGCCGGTACCGCCCATTCCGCCGCAGCCGCCGGTCGCGCCGGAGGCGCCGCAGGGTATCCCCGCGCCGCAGCCGCCTGAGGCCTACGCTGCACCGCCCATTCCGGCGCAGCCGCCGGTCGCGCCGGAGGCGCCGCAGGATATCCCCGCGCCGCAGCCGCCCGAGGCCCACGCTGCGCCGCCCATTCCGGCGCAGCCGCCAGTCGCGCCGGAGGCGCCGCAGGATATCCCCGCGCCGCAGCCGCCCGAGGCCCACGCTGCGCCGCCCATTCCGCCGCAGCCGCCGGTCGCGCCGGCAGCGCCCCAGCCCCAGCCAAACGCCTATGCACCGCAGCCGCCGGTTGCGCCGCAGGCCGGCGCGCCAGTGCCCCCGCCGCCCCAGGCGAACGTCTATCCGCCCCAGCAGGGCGCGCCAGTGGTCAAGACGGGGCTGGTGTTTGCCATTATCGTAACCAGCTTTTCGCTGGTATGCTGCAGCTGGATCGGCCTGATTTCGGGCATCATCGCCATCGTGTTTGCCGCCATGGCCAAAAGCAAGGCTGATAAGGCCCTCTATGCCGAGGCGGAGAAAAACGCCAAGGTGGCGCGCATCCTCAACTGGGTGACGCTGGGCCTGCTGGTTGTGGTCATCGTTGTGTGGATCATCCTCTTTGCGTTCTACGGGTCGTTTATGGCCTACCTGTGGGAGGATCTGCGCTATGAGCTTGACCTCAACACGGTACGCCAGGGCCTGCGCGACCTGTCGATGATGATCATGCGCTGA